The Ahaetulla prasina isolate Xishuangbanna chromosome 11, ASM2864084v1, whole genome shotgun sequence genome contains a region encoding:
- the LOC131183865 gene encoding glycine receptor subunit alpha-4-like isoform X2 — MCEHSTTAESDLVKEVVDSVLAVKREPGHCSDGPSTTIKKKRVRSLWKGRKSLSARSSREFFHPLCGGRSGSFVRRQPRDPALVLGGEPRASPQPRWCLASQAANALSLSSGRKGGGRPNFRKLRPRSPSGRARRGASDMPLPAPGLAVEAERPQRSQKGGCQTCSRASTVGAVLRLGGQRPPRWRRGEVSQASRAPARPAWPKSGRLGSALLLPLLPPPPPPSPARNNSSGTCPHVSPDWRAPRAPGFAAPRISPSIRFGLSPFGLMRMPRAHGVRLPLLLLQGALLGSVAGKEVKSVLQSLPQPMSPSDFLDKLMGRTSGYDARIRPNFKGPPVNVTCNIFINSFGSVTETTMDYRVNVFLRQHWNDPRLTYWEYPDDSLDLDPSMLDSIWKPDLFFANEKGANFHEVTTDNKLLRIFRNGGVLYSIRLTLILSCPMDLKNFPMDIQTCTMQLESFGYTMNDLIFEWEKEQEAVQVAEGLTLPQFILRDEKDLGYCTKSYNTGQFTCIEVKFHLERQMGYYLIQMYIPSLLIVILSWVSFWINMDAAPARVGLGITTVLTMTTQSAGSRASLPKVSYVKAIDIWMAVCLLFVFAALLEYAAVNFVSRQHKELLRLRRSQRRQRMEEEVMRESRFYFQGYGLGHCLQHMKSGAAMESPIYSPPVPASLLREGEMLRRRYVERAKRIDTISRAIFPFTFLVFNIFYWVVYKVLHQAAP; from the exons ATGTGTGAACACAGCACTACAGCAGAAAGTGATCTAGTGAAGGAAGTTGTGGACTCGGTTTTGGCAGTGAAAAGGGAGCCCGGCCACTGCTCAGACGGTCCCTCCACCACCATCAAAAAGAAACGTGTGAGAAGCCTATGGAAAGGGAGGAAAAGCCTTTCAGCCCGGTCTAGTCGAGAATTCTTCCATCCGCTCTGCGGGGGACGATCGGGCTCCTTCGTCAGGCGACAGCCCAGGGATCCCGCGCTCGTCCTGGGAGGTGAACCAAGAGCTTCGCCACAGCCTCGCTGGTGTCTCGCCAGCCAAGCGGCAAATGCGCTTTCCTTGTCTTCCGGGCGGAAAGGAGGCGGGCGCCCAAACTTCAGGAAGCTTCGTCCTCGATCCCCTTCGGGCCGCGCAAGAAGGGGCGCCTCGGACATGCCCCTGCCTGCTCCTGGGCTTGCCGTCGAGGCTGAGCGCCCGCAAAGAAGCCAGAAAGGAGGCTGCCAGACCTGCAGCCGAGCGTCGACCGTCGGGGCTGTCCTTCGCCTGGGTGGACAGCGCCCTCCCCGCTGGAGGCGGGGAGAAGTGAGCCAAGCGTCTCGGGCTCCGGCAAGGCCAGCTTGGCCAAAGTCCGGACGCCTCGGTTCGGCACTGTtgctgccgctgctgccgccgccgccgccaccttcCCCTGCGCGGAATAATAGCAGCGGGACATGCCCGCACGTCTCCCCGGATTGGAGAGCCCCGCGAGCTCCCGGATTCGCAGCCCCGCGAATCTCGCCGTCCATCCGCTTCGGCCTCAGCCCCTTTGGCCTCATGAGGATGCCCCGGGCCCACGGGGTGAGACTACCACTCCTGCTCCTGCAGGGCGCTCTCCTCGG atcTGTGGCAGGGAAAGAAGTCAAATCAGTCCTGCAGAGCCTCCCCCAGCCGATGTCTCCCTCTGATTTCCTAGACAAGCTGATGGGCCGGACGTCAGGCTACGATGCTCGCATTAGACCAAACTTCAAAG GCCCACCCGTCAATGTGACATGCAACATCTTCATCAACAGCTTTGGTTCAGTCACAGAAACGACCATG gaTTATCGGGTCAATGTCTTTCTGCGGCAGCACTGGAATGACCCCCGCCTGACTTATTGGGAATACCCCGATGACTCTCTAGATTTGGACCCCTCCATGCTGGACTCCATCTGGAAGCCAGACCTGTTCTTTGCCAATGAGAAGGGAGCCAACTTCCATGAGGTCACGACAGACAACAAACTTCTGCGCATTTTCAGAAATGGGGGTGTGCTGTATAGCATTAG GCTGACTCTTATCCTCTCCTGCCCAATGGATCTCAAGAACTTCCCTATGGACATTCAGACGTGCACCATGCAGCTGGAGAGCT TTGGTTACACCATGAATGACTTGATCTTTGAGTGGGAGAAGGAGCAGGAGGCTGTGCAGGTGGCCGAAGGCTTGACGCTCCCTCAGTTTATTCTGCGGGATGAGAAAGATCTGGGCTATTGCACCAAGTCCTACAACACAG GGCAGTTCACCTGCATTGAAGTAAAGTTCCACCTGGAGAGGCAGATGGGCTACTATCTGATCCAGATGTACATCCCAAGCCTGCTGATTGTCATCCTTTCTTGGGTCTCCTTTTGGATCAACATGGATGCTGCACCAGCCCGGGTGGGGCTCGGCATTACCACTGTGCTGACAATGACCACCCAGAGTGCAGGGTCTCGGGCATCCTTGCCTAAG GTCTCCTACGTCAAAGCCATTGATATCTGGATGGCCGTCTGCCTGCTCTTTGTCTTCGCCGCTCTGCTGGAATATGCAGCGGTCAACTTTGTTTCGCGCCAGCATAAGGAGCTCCTGCGTCTGCGGCGGAGCCAACGGCGGCAGAGGATG GAAGAAGAGGTGATGCGTGAGAGCCGCTTCTACTTCCAGGGCTATGGACTGGGCCATTGTCTGCAGCACATGAAAAGTGGGGCAGCCATGGAAAGCCCCATCTACAGCCCGCCTGTGCCAGCCTCCCTCCTGCGAGAAGGAGAAATGCTCCGGAGGCGCTACGTGGAGCGGGCCAAGCGCATCGACACCATCTCCCGAGCCATCTTCCCCTTCACTTTCCTGGTCTTCAATATTTTCTACTGGGTGGTCTACAAAGTGCTCCACCAAGCAGCCCCTTGA
- the LOC131183865 gene encoding glycine receptor subunit alpha-4-like isoform X3: protein MCEHSTTAESDLVKEVVDSVLAVKREPGHCSDGPSTTIKKKRVRSLWKGRKSLSARSSREFFHPLCGGRSGSFVRRQPRDPALVLGGEPRASPQPRWCLASQAANALSLSSGRKGGGRPNFRKLRPRSPSGRARRGASDMPLPAPGLAVEAERPQRSQKGGCQTCSRASTVGAVLRLGGQRPPRWRRGEVSQASRAPARPAWPKSGRLGSALLLPLLPPPPPPSPARNNSSGTCPHVSPDWRAPRAPGFAAPRISPSIRFGLSPFGLMRMPRAHGVRLPLLLLQGALLGSVAGKEVKSVLQSLPQPMSPSDFLDKLMGRTSGYDARIRPNFKGPPVNVTCNIFINSFGSVTETTMDYRVNVFLRQHWNDPRLTYWEYPDDSLDLDPSMLDSIWKPDLFFANEKGANFHEVTTDNKLLRIFRNGGVLYSIRLTLILSCPMDLKNFPMDIQTCTMQLESFGYTMNDLIFEWEKEQEAVQVAEGLTLPQFILRDEKDLGYCTKSYNTGQFTCIEVKFHLERQMGYYLIQMYIPSLLIVILSWVSFWINMDAAPARVSYVKAIDIWMAVCLLFVFAALLEYAAVNFVSRQHKELLRLRRSQRRQRMEEEVMRESRFYFQGYGLGHCLQHMKSGAAMESPIYSPPVPASLLREGEMLRRRYVERAKRIDTISRAIFPFTFLVFNIFYWVVYKVLHQAAP, encoded by the exons ATGTGTGAACACAGCACTACAGCAGAAAGTGATCTAGTGAAGGAAGTTGTGGACTCGGTTTTGGCAGTGAAAAGGGAGCCCGGCCACTGCTCAGACGGTCCCTCCACCACCATCAAAAAGAAACGTGTGAGAAGCCTATGGAAAGGGAGGAAAAGCCTTTCAGCCCGGTCTAGTCGAGAATTCTTCCATCCGCTCTGCGGGGGACGATCGGGCTCCTTCGTCAGGCGACAGCCCAGGGATCCCGCGCTCGTCCTGGGAGGTGAACCAAGAGCTTCGCCACAGCCTCGCTGGTGTCTCGCCAGCCAAGCGGCAAATGCGCTTTCCTTGTCTTCCGGGCGGAAAGGAGGCGGGCGCCCAAACTTCAGGAAGCTTCGTCCTCGATCCCCTTCGGGCCGCGCAAGAAGGGGCGCCTCGGACATGCCCCTGCCTGCTCCTGGGCTTGCCGTCGAGGCTGAGCGCCCGCAAAGAAGCCAGAAAGGAGGCTGCCAGACCTGCAGCCGAGCGTCGACCGTCGGGGCTGTCCTTCGCCTGGGTGGACAGCGCCCTCCCCGCTGGAGGCGGGGAGAAGTGAGCCAAGCGTCTCGGGCTCCGGCAAGGCCAGCTTGGCCAAAGTCCGGACGCCTCGGTTCGGCACTGTtgctgccgctgctgccgccgccgccgccaccttcCCCTGCGCGGAATAATAGCAGCGGGACATGCCCGCACGTCTCCCCGGATTGGAGAGCCCCGCGAGCTCCCGGATTCGCAGCCCCGCGAATCTCGCCGTCCATCCGCTTCGGCCTCAGCCCCTTTGGCCTCATGAGGATGCCCCGGGCCCACGGGGTGAGACTACCACTCCTGCTCCTGCAGGGCGCTCTCCTCGG atcTGTGGCAGGGAAAGAAGTCAAATCAGTCCTGCAGAGCCTCCCCCAGCCGATGTCTCCCTCTGATTTCCTAGACAAGCTGATGGGCCGGACGTCAGGCTACGATGCTCGCATTAGACCAAACTTCAAAG GCCCACCCGTCAATGTGACATGCAACATCTTCATCAACAGCTTTGGTTCAGTCACAGAAACGACCATG gaTTATCGGGTCAATGTCTTTCTGCGGCAGCACTGGAATGACCCCCGCCTGACTTATTGGGAATACCCCGATGACTCTCTAGATTTGGACCCCTCCATGCTGGACTCCATCTGGAAGCCAGACCTGTTCTTTGCCAATGAGAAGGGAGCCAACTTCCATGAGGTCACGACAGACAACAAACTTCTGCGCATTTTCAGAAATGGGGGTGTGCTGTATAGCATTAG GCTGACTCTTATCCTCTCCTGCCCAATGGATCTCAAGAACTTCCCTATGGACATTCAGACGTGCACCATGCAGCTGGAGAGCT TTGGTTACACCATGAATGACTTGATCTTTGAGTGGGAGAAGGAGCAGGAGGCTGTGCAGGTGGCCGAAGGCTTGACGCTCCCTCAGTTTATTCTGCGGGATGAGAAAGATCTGGGCTATTGCACCAAGTCCTACAACACAG GGCAGTTCACCTGCATTGAAGTAAAGTTCCACCTGGAGAGGCAGATGGGCTACTATCTGATCCAGATGTACATCCCAAGCCTGCTGATTGTCATCCTTTCTTGGGTCTCCTTTTGGATCAACATGGATGCTGCACCAGCCCGG GTCTCCTACGTCAAAGCCATTGATATCTGGATGGCCGTCTGCCTGCTCTTTGTCTTCGCCGCTCTGCTGGAATATGCAGCGGTCAACTTTGTTTCGCGCCAGCATAAGGAGCTCCTGCGTCTGCGGCGGAGCCAACGGCGGCAGAGGATG GAAGAAGAGGTGATGCGTGAGAGCCGCTTCTACTTCCAGGGCTATGGACTGGGCCATTGTCTGCAGCACATGAAAAGTGGGGCAGCCATGGAAAGCCCCATCTACAGCCCGCCTGTGCCAGCCTCCCTCCTGCGAGAAGGAGAAATGCTCCGGAGGCGCTACGTGGAGCGGGCCAAGCGCATCGACACCATCTCCCGAGCCATCTTCCCCTTCACTTTCCTGGTCTTCAATATTTTCTACTGGGTGGTCTACAAAGTGCTCCACCAAGCAGCCCCTTGA
- the LOC131183865 gene encoding glycine receptor subunit alpha-4-like isoform X1: protein MCEHSTTAESDLVKEVVDSVLAVKREPGHCSDGPSTTIKKKRVRSLWKGRKSLSARSSREFFHPLCGGRSGSFVRRQPRDPALVLGGEPRASPQPRWCLASQAANALSLSSGRKGGGRPNFRKLRPRSPSGRARRGASDMPLPAPGLAVEAERPQRSQKGGCQTCSRASTVGAVLRLGGQRPPRWRRGEVSQASRAPARPAWPKSGRLGSALLLPLLPPPPPPSPARNNSSGTCPHVSPDWRAPRAPGFAAPRISPSIRFGLSPFGLMRMPRAHGVRLPLLLLQGALLGSVAGKEVKSVLQSLPQPMSPSDFLDKLMGRTSGYDARIRPNFKGPPVNVTCNIFINSFGSVTETTMDYRVNVFLRQHWNDPRLTYWEYPDDSLDLDPSMLDSIWKPDLFFANEKGANFHEVTTDNKLLRIFRNGGVLYSIRLTLILSCPMDLKNFPMDIQTCTMQLESFGYTMNDLIFEWEKEQEAVQVAEGLTLPQFILRDEKDLGYCTKSYNTGQFTCIEVKFHLERQMGYYLIQMYIPSLLIVILSWVSFWINMDAAPARVGLGITTVLTMTTQSAGSRASLPKVRAYGRASWSTFPAHESLGGQEVSYVKAIDIWMAVCLLFVFAALLEYAAVNFVSRQHKELLRLRRSQRRQRMEEEVMRESRFYFQGYGLGHCLQHMKSGAAMESPIYSPPVPASLLREGEMLRRRYVERAKRIDTISRAIFPFTFLVFNIFYWVVYKVLHQAAP from the exons ATGTGTGAACACAGCACTACAGCAGAAAGTGATCTAGTGAAGGAAGTTGTGGACTCGGTTTTGGCAGTGAAAAGGGAGCCCGGCCACTGCTCAGACGGTCCCTCCACCACCATCAAAAAGAAACGTGTGAGAAGCCTATGGAAAGGGAGGAAAAGCCTTTCAGCCCGGTCTAGTCGAGAATTCTTCCATCCGCTCTGCGGGGGACGATCGGGCTCCTTCGTCAGGCGACAGCCCAGGGATCCCGCGCTCGTCCTGGGAGGTGAACCAAGAGCTTCGCCACAGCCTCGCTGGTGTCTCGCCAGCCAAGCGGCAAATGCGCTTTCCTTGTCTTCCGGGCGGAAAGGAGGCGGGCGCCCAAACTTCAGGAAGCTTCGTCCTCGATCCCCTTCGGGCCGCGCAAGAAGGGGCGCCTCGGACATGCCCCTGCCTGCTCCTGGGCTTGCCGTCGAGGCTGAGCGCCCGCAAAGAAGCCAGAAAGGAGGCTGCCAGACCTGCAGCCGAGCGTCGACCGTCGGGGCTGTCCTTCGCCTGGGTGGACAGCGCCCTCCCCGCTGGAGGCGGGGAGAAGTGAGCCAAGCGTCTCGGGCTCCGGCAAGGCCAGCTTGGCCAAAGTCCGGACGCCTCGGTTCGGCACTGTtgctgccgctgctgccgccgccgccgccaccttcCCCTGCGCGGAATAATAGCAGCGGGACATGCCCGCACGTCTCCCCGGATTGGAGAGCCCCGCGAGCTCCCGGATTCGCAGCCCCGCGAATCTCGCCGTCCATCCGCTTCGGCCTCAGCCCCTTTGGCCTCATGAGGATGCCCCGGGCCCACGGGGTGAGACTACCACTCCTGCTCCTGCAGGGCGCTCTCCTCGG atcTGTGGCAGGGAAAGAAGTCAAATCAGTCCTGCAGAGCCTCCCCCAGCCGATGTCTCCCTCTGATTTCCTAGACAAGCTGATGGGCCGGACGTCAGGCTACGATGCTCGCATTAGACCAAACTTCAAAG GCCCACCCGTCAATGTGACATGCAACATCTTCATCAACAGCTTTGGTTCAGTCACAGAAACGACCATG gaTTATCGGGTCAATGTCTTTCTGCGGCAGCACTGGAATGACCCCCGCCTGACTTATTGGGAATACCCCGATGACTCTCTAGATTTGGACCCCTCCATGCTGGACTCCATCTGGAAGCCAGACCTGTTCTTTGCCAATGAGAAGGGAGCCAACTTCCATGAGGTCACGACAGACAACAAACTTCTGCGCATTTTCAGAAATGGGGGTGTGCTGTATAGCATTAG GCTGACTCTTATCCTCTCCTGCCCAATGGATCTCAAGAACTTCCCTATGGACATTCAGACGTGCACCATGCAGCTGGAGAGCT TTGGTTACACCATGAATGACTTGATCTTTGAGTGGGAGAAGGAGCAGGAGGCTGTGCAGGTGGCCGAAGGCTTGACGCTCCCTCAGTTTATTCTGCGGGATGAGAAAGATCTGGGCTATTGCACCAAGTCCTACAACACAG GGCAGTTCACCTGCATTGAAGTAAAGTTCCACCTGGAGAGGCAGATGGGCTACTATCTGATCCAGATGTACATCCCAAGCCTGCTGATTGTCATCCTTTCTTGGGTCTCCTTTTGGATCAACATGGATGCTGCACCAGCCCGGGTGGGGCTCGGCATTACCACTGTGCTGACAATGACCACCCAGAGTGCAGGGTCTCGGGCATCCTTGCCTAAGGTCAGGGCCTACGGCAGGGCATCCTGGAGCACCTTCCCAGCACATGAGTCTCTGGGCGGGCAGGAA GTCTCCTACGTCAAAGCCATTGATATCTGGATGGCCGTCTGCCTGCTCTTTGTCTTCGCCGCTCTGCTGGAATATGCAGCGGTCAACTTTGTTTCGCGCCAGCATAAGGAGCTCCTGCGTCTGCGGCGGAGCCAACGGCGGCAGAGGATG GAAGAAGAGGTGATGCGTGAGAGCCGCTTCTACTTCCAGGGCTATGGACTGGGCCATTGTCTGCAGCACATGAAAAGTGGGGCAGCCATGGAAAGCCCCATCTACAGCCCGCCTGTGCCAGCCTCCCTCCTGCGAGAAGGAGAAATGCTCCGGAGGCGCTACGTGGAGCGGGCCAAGCGCATCGACACCATCTCCCGAGCCATCTTCCCCTTCACTTTCCTGGTCTTCAATATTTTCTACTGGGTGGTCTACAAAGTGCTCCACCAAGCAGCCCCTTGA